In Daucus carota subsp. sativus chromosome 4, DH1 v3.0, whole genome shotgun sequence, one DNA window encodes the following:
- the LOC108218308 gene encoding IQ domain-containing protein IQM6 — protein sequence MTITETFIARSLSFEGDDIETALQSISFKSLDSESGIVKSVEPPKLALERSVAYIDMDQGSPVAINSSPSHAEDNVTLVEVGSNSEQSGDYSPSIDMPTNNHLKPPRSKAPEHLAALRLQKTYKSFRIRRQLADCAVLAEQRWWKLLDFAQLERTSVSFFEVEKPETAISRWSRASTRVAKVGKGLSKDEKARKLALQHWLEAIDPRHRYGHNLHFYYSHWLQCASKQPFFYWLDVGEGRELNHERCSRSKLLQQCIKYLGPTERKEYEVEVVSGSLIYRHSGKVIDTSEGPADVKWIFVLSAYKILYVGKKKKGKFQHSSFLAGGATLSAGRLVVVNGILKAVWPHSGHYLPTEENFQALMLFLLEHNVDLDTVQKNCSDDEEEPRFRKEPGLHSSKSESDLPHMREQDDNISSTLARRTRGISLTLTTLEIPKKERLIEVFKKEGEQQRARYSSRPIYCSSDEDGNEASEETDDELIVSKRNLFDEDEEEYEEPVPREKIMARLASHKGMMSYQFAQQVSCKWTTGAGPRIGCMRDYPSELQSRVLEDVSLSPRARGSHYSPRKSPHGARLPTPTNTRGETTPGKSPLARE from the exons ATGACCATCACGGAAACTTTTATAGCTAGATCACTAAGCTTCGAGGGTGATGACATAGAGACTGCACTGCAATCTATTAGTTTTAAAAGTCTAGATTCTGAGTCTGGCATTGTGAAATCAGTTGAACCCCCAAAATTGGCACTTGAAAGATCTGTTGCCTATATAGATATGGATCAGGGGTCACCGGTAGCCATCAACTCTTCTCCCTCACATGCAGAAGACAATGTAACTCTTGTGGAAGTTGGCAGTAACAGTGAACAAAGTGGTGATTATTCGCCAAGTATAGACATGCCAACAAATAATCACCTTAAACCACCAAGGTCGAAGGCCCCAGAACATCTGGCAGCACTGAGGTTGCAGAAAACATATAAAAGTTTCCGAATTAGAAGACAACTTGCTGATTGCGCAGTTCTGGCCGAGCAGAGATG GTGGAAGTTACTAGATTTTGCTCAACTCGAGCGCACTTCTGTGTCATTTTTTGAGGTTGAGAAACCAGAAACTGCTATTTCACGTTGGTCTCGAGCAAGTACCAGAGTAGCTAAG GTGGGAAAAGGCTTGTCAAAGGATGAGAAGGCACGCAAACTTGCCTTACAGCATTGGCTAGAAGCA ATCGATCCCCGACATCGTTATGGTCATAATCTTCACTTCTACTATTCTCATTGGCTGCAATGTGCCAGCAAACAGCCCTTTTTCTATTG GCTTGATGTAGGAGAAGGGAGAGAGCTTAACCATGAAAGATGCTCTAGGTCAAAGCTTCTGCAACAATGCATAAAGTATCTTGGTCCG ACAGAAAGGAAGGAATACGAAGTCGAAGTGGTTAGTGGAAGTTTAATCTACAGACACAGCGGGAAGGTTATTGATACCAGTGAAGGACCTGCAGATGTCAAGTGGATATTTGTTCTCAGCGCTTATAAGATCTTGTATGTtgggaagaagaagaaaggcaAATTTCAACATTCAAGCTTCTTGGCTGGTGGTGCAACATTGTCTGCTGGGAGATTGGTGGTGGTAAATGGTATTTTGAAG GCGGTTTGGCCTCACAGTGGACACTACCTCCCAACAGAAGAAAATTTTCAGGCACTTATGTTATTTCTCTTGGAACACAATGTAGATCTCGACACGGTCCAG AAAAACTgcagtgatgatgaagaagaaccTCGTTTCAGGAAGGAACCTGGTTTGCATAGCAGCAAGTCAGAATCAGATCTTCCTCATATGAGGGAACAAGATGATAACATAAGCTCTACTTTGGCAAGGCGGACACGTGGGATCTCATTAACACTGACGACTCTTGAAATACCTAAAAAGGAGAGATTAATTGAGGTGTTTAAGAAGGAAGGAGAACAGCAAAGAGCTAGATATAGTTCTCGCCCCATATATTGTTCATCCGATGAGGATGGCAATGAAGCATCAGAGGAAACTGATGATGAGCTTATAGTTTCTAAGCGTAATCTGTTTGATGAAGACGAAGAAGAATATGAAGAACCCGTTCCTAGAGAAAAGATCATGGCAAGATTAGCTTCGCATAAAGGAATGATGTCTTACCAGTTTGCACAACAGGTATCTTGCAAATGGACAACAGGAGCTGGTCCGAGGATTGGATGCATGAGGGACTATCCTTCAGAACTTCAATCCAGAGTTCTGGAGGATGTGAGTTTGTCCCCAAGGGCAAGAGGCAGTCATTACTCTCCACGAAAGTCACCTCATGGTGCAAGGCTTCCAACTCCGACTAATACCCGAGGGGAAACAACTCCGGGCAAAAGTCCTCTTGCTCGAGAGTAA
- the LOC108216163 gene encoding F-box/kelch-repeat protein At2g44130, which translates to MSKQFTELIPGLPEEIALECLTRLHFSAHRVGSHVAERWRQLLQSRDFYYHRKQSGQTRKLACLVQSLPVPKEPTGSKPAAQARYGVSVFDPGSRTWYRVDPIPKYPDGMPLFCQVASTEGKLVCMGGWDPASYEPVRDVFVYEFTTQRWTRCQDMPSNRSFFAVGAMEGKVYVAGGHDDSKNALNSAWVYDLSSDEWTELTRMSEERDECQGIIIGNEFWVVSGYETDAQGQFKSTAEAFSIDSGEWRRVEDSWTVSQCPRSCVGVGKNGELINWAETDSGVRVGACGVNLGNRSLVTGSEYQGAAQGFFLTERREGQNCKSVKVEVSDDFCTFVQSGCCVEI; encoded by the coding sequence ATGTCTAAACAATTCACCGAGTTAATTCCGGGCTTACCCGAAGAAATCGCCCTAGAGTGTTTAACCCGCTTACATTTCTCTGCTCATCGGGTCGGATCTCACGTCGCCGAGCGATGGCGCCAATTACTTCAGAGCAGAGATTTCTATTACCACCGAAAGCAATCGGGTCAGACCCGAAAGCTTGCCTGTTTAGTCCAGTCGCTCCCAGTTCCAAAAGAGCCTACCGGGTCGAAACCCGCAGCTCAAGCACGATACGGAGTGTCCGTTTTCGACCCGGGTTCGAGAACATGGTACCGGGTCGACCCGATTCCAAAGTACCCGGATGGAATGCCTTTGTTCTGTCAAGTTGCAAGCACTGAAGGTAAGCTCGTGTGTATGGGTGGGTGGGACCCAGCGAGTTACGAACCGGTGAGGGACGTGTTTGTTTACGAGTTCACGACTCAGAGGTGGACTCGGTGTCAAGATATGCCTTCGAATCGGTCCTTCTTCGCCGTTGGTGCAATGGAAGGAAAAGTTTACGTTGCTGGAGGACATGATGATAGCAAGAACGCGCTTAACTCGGCGTGGGTTTATGATTTGAGTAGCGACGAGTGGACTGAGTTGACTCGGATGAGTGAGGAGCGAGACGAGTGTCAGGGGATTATAATTGGGAACGAGTTCTGGGTCGTGAGCGGGTACGAAACGGATGCTCAAGGACAGTTTAAGAGTACGGCTGAGGCGTTTAGTATTGACTCGGGCGAGTGGAGGCGAGTTGAAGACTCGTGGACAGTGAGTCAATGTCCGAGATCGTGCGTGGGTGTGGGGAAGAATGGTGAGTTGATAAATTGGGCTGAGACTGACTCGGGTGTTCGAGTTGGAGCATGTGGGGTTAATCTGGGTAATCGGAGCCTGGTAACCGGGTCAGAGTACCAGGGTGCAGCACAAGGGTTTTTTTTAACGGAGAGGAGAGAGGGGCAAAATTGTAAATCAGTAAAAGTTGAAGTTTCCGATGATTTTTGCACGTTTGTACAGTCAGGCTGCTGCGTGGAAATTTAG